Proteins from a genomic interval of Pseudodesulfovibrio nedwellii:
- a CDS encoding ABC transporter ATP-binding protein, with amino-acid sequence MCLTLESVSFSYPNGPAILHDANLTFEQGAYYLVRGPSGSGKSTLLRLLCRLEEIQAGSIQYKECDITDIAPASLRRCVAYVQQMPTLLPGTVRDNLLLPFSFHSNKNVTPPADLELTGYLDSFLLTGITLDSEANRLSVGQSQRICLIRSLLLHPEVILLDEPTASLDPESAEVVLKKTMELSRQGITVIMISHSEKTPEGVNQIVSILDKGLVAQ; translated from the coding sequence ATGTGTTTAACTCTTGAATCCGTATCCTTTTCATACCCGAATGGCCCAGCCATTTTGCACGATGCCAATCTGACTTTCGAGCAAGGGGCGTATTATCTCGTACGAGGGCCATCCGGTTCAGGAAAGTCCACGCTGCTCCGCCTGCTCTGCCGGTTGGAAGAAATTCAGGCCGGCAGCATTCAATATAAGGAATGTGACATCACGGACATTGCTCCGGCATCCCTGCGCCGGTGCGTGGCATATGTTCAACAAATGCCCACCCTGCTTCCCGGAACCGTGCGTGACAACCTGTTGCTCCCCTTCTCCTTCCATTCCAATAAAAACGTCACTCCTCCTGCTGATCTGGAACTCACAGGGTACTTGGATTCATTTCTACTCACAGGGATAACACTGGACAGCGAAGCGAACAGGTTGTCCGTAGGCCAATCACAACGGATATGCCTTATTCGCAGCCTGTTACTCCACCCGGAAGTTATTTTGTTGGATGAACCCACCGCTTCACTCGACCCGGAAAGCGCAGAAGTCGTGCTCAAAAAAACAATGGAACTCAGTCGTCAGGGAATCACGGTCATCATGATTTCCCACTCTGAAAAAACACCGGAAGGCGTCAATCAAATCGTCTCTATTCTCGACAAAGGGCTGGTGGCGCAATGA
- a CDS encoding tetratricopeptide repeat protein, with protein MNQDKNKVTPDEPMETVTIPEDVELEKIFGVFSSQSVNRVGTGTTSRKAIQKSYWFAEEADQDENGRVVMVQPLNNNNIPSGPKEGFPLPDFLEKFDPELEYYQAEVYPRMQEMDSTLKRAENQREQGALYSAQFEYEATLNFDEQNVRANFGLGLTYMERGETEKAGDIFERVVCLDAAFTPEHKHLFNEFGINLRKSKLLDQAVEYYTRALEITENDENLYYNIARAYFEQGEKDECKANLAKALELNPSFEEANKFLAYINKEE; from the coding sequence GTGAACCAAGATAAAAACAAGGTCACCCCGGATGAACCCATGGAGACCGTCACTATTCCCGAAGATGTGGAACTCGAAAAAATCTTTGGAGTCTTCTCTTCTCAATCAGTCAACAGAGTCGGCACCGGCACCACTTCCCGCAAGGCTATCCAGAAGTCTTACTGGTTTGCCGAAGAAGCTGATCAAGATGAGAATGGACGAGTAGTCATGGTCCAACCTCTCAATAATAACAACATCCCCTCCGGGCCTAAGGAAGGTTTCCCATTGCCCGATTTTCTGGAAAAATTCGACCCGGAATTGGAATACTATCAGGCAGAAGTTTATCCAAGAATGCAGGAGATGGACTCCACCTTGAAACGCGCCGAAAATCAACGCGAACAGGGGGCACTCTACTCAGCTCAATTTGAGTATGAAGCCACACTGAACTTCGACGAGCAAAACGTACGCGCCAACTTTGGTCTCGGCCTGACATATATGGAACGAGGTGAAACGGAAAAAGCGGGAGATATCTTCGAACGAGTGGTCTGTCTAGACGCAGCATTTACGCCCGAACACAAGCATTTATTCAACGAGTTCGGCATCAACCTACGCAAATCCAAGCTACTTGATCAGGCCGTTGAGTATTATACCCGCGCTCTTGAAATCACTGAAAACGACGAGAACCTCTACTACAATATCGCCCGTGCCTATTTTGAACAAGGCGAAAAGGACGAATGCAAAGCGAACCTGGCCAAGGCGCTTGAACTGAATCCTTCTTTCGAAGAAGCCAACAAATTTTTGGCATATATCAATAAAGAAGAATAA
- a CDS encoding helix-turn-helix domain-containing protein → MDNVGKRIQSYREKQNLTIEDLANRTTLSEEFIRAVEDEDMYPSLQPLVKLARALGVRLGTFMDDHVSRDPLITRLDERTEELVMHPAGKEPGLKFHSLGKGKTDRHMEPFFIELMPESAKDEHLSSHEGEEFIIVHSGKVRIKYGQEETILEKGDSSYFNSVVPHNVACAGDEMAEIYAVLYFPE, encoded by the coding sequence ATGGACAATGTCGGCAAAAGGATTCAGTCCTACCGAGAAAAACAGAATCTGACCATTGAGGATTTAGCCAATCGAACCACTTTGAGCGAAGAGTTCATTCGCGCCGTTGAAGACGAGGACATGTATCCTTCCTTGCAGCCGCTCGTGAAATTGGCACGCGCATTAGGGGTGCGGCTTGGTACCTTTATGGATGACCATGTGTCCCGTGATCCGTTGATCACGCGTCTTGATGAGCGCACAGAAGAATTGGTCATGCATCCTGCCGGAAAGGAACCGGGGTTGAAGTTTCATTCCCTTGGCAAGGGCAAGACCGATCGCCATATGGAACCTTTTTTTATCGAGTTGATGCCCGAATCCGCTAAGGACGAGCACCTTTCCTCTCATGAAGGTGAAGAATTTATCATAGTTCACTCCGGTAAGGTTCGCATCAAATACGGCCAGGAAGAGACCATTCTTGAAAAAGGAGATTCCTCCTATTTCAACTCCGTGGTACCGCACAATGTGGCGTGTGCCGGTGATGAAATGGCCGAAATCTATGCTGTCCTCTACTTCCCAGAATAG
- a CDS encoding AMP-binding protein — MTALREITLGQLLDEAVEKWPDQDAVVYVDRDFHLTYEEFGDLVDTIAKGLMGLGVQKGEKVAIWANNVPYWVALQFATAKIGAILLTVNTHYRSHELKYLLEHSEAENLFIIGEYRGHDYLASVYEQVPELKVQERGQLHTNTFPHLKRVFYLGHEKHRGMYSIPELQAMSAMVSDQDYKARQAGIDAHDVVNMQYTSGTTGFPKGVQLSHYNIANNGYWIGKNQNFQPGDRLALTVPLFHCFGCVLGVLACVNHGVAMIILEDFVPTDVMLAIDQEKCTAVYGVPTMFIAMLDHAMFDRFDYSSLRTGIMAGSPCPVEVMKRVMDKMNMKEITICYGLTEASPVMSQTTIGDTIEHMTETVGPAMPEVEIRITDPETGEKCASGVQGEVCCRGYNVMTGYYNNEKATIAAIDTDGWLHSGDLGVMDDDGYLSITGRLKDMIIRGGENIYPREIEEFLYTMEGVLDVQVAGVPSEKFGEQVGAFVILKEGVELEPEDVIDYCRGKIARYKIPKYVTFMTEYPMTASGKIQKYKLRDHAATLWPDA; from the coding sequence ATGACAGCACTTCGCGAAATAACCCTTGGACAACTTTTGGACGAGGCCGTTGAAAAGTGGCCTGATCAGGACGCCGTGGTCTACGTGGATCGCGACTTTCATTTGACCTATGAGGAATTCGGCGATTTGGTGGATACCATCGCCAAAGGTCTTATGGGACTGGGTGTGCAAAAGGGTGAAAAGGTGGCTATCTGGGCGAATAATGTCCCTTATTGGGTCGCCTTGCAGTTCGCCACAGCCAAGATCGGGGCCATTCTGCTTACGGTCAACACTCATTATCGTTCACACGAACTTAAATATTTGCTTGAGCATTCCGAGGCCGAAAATCTGTTCATCATTGGCGAATATCGGGGGCATGATTATCTCGCCTCGGTGTACGAGCAGGTGCCGGAACTCAAGGTGCAGGAACGTGGTCAGCTTCATACCAACACGTTTCCTCATCTTAAGCGTGTATTTTACCTTGGTCACGAAAAGCATCGTGGCATGTATTCCATTCCTGAATTGCAGGCCATGTCCGCTATGGTCTCCGATCAGGATTACAAGGCCCGTCAAGCGGGGATTGATGCGCATGATGTTGTCAATATGCAATACACCTCCGGGACCACGGGGTTCCCCAAGGGCGTGCAGCTTTCTCATTACAACATTGCCAACAACGGGTACTGGATCGGCAAGAACCAGAACTTTCAGCCAGGTGACCGGCTTGCTTTGACTGTGCCATTGTTCCATTGCTTCGGCTGTGTGCTTGGCGTACTCGCCTGCGTCAACCATGGTGTGGCCATGATTATTCTTGAGGACTTTGTACCCACGGATGTCATGCTCGCCATTGATCAGGAAAAATGTACTGCGGTGTATGGCGTGCCAACGATGTTTATAGCCATGCTTGATCATGCCATGTTTGATCGTTTCGATTATTCCTCCCTGCGTACTGGCATTATGGCTGGTTCGCCATGTCCGGTGGAAGTCATGAAGCGGGTTATGGACAAGATGAACATGAAAGAGATCACCATCTGTTATGGCCTCACCGAGGCCAGTCCGGTGATGAGTCAGACCACCATCGGTGATACCATCGAGCACATGACCGAGACCGTTGGTCCGGCTATGCCCGAAGTGGAGATTCGCATTACTGATCCCGAAACGGGTGAAAAATGTGCCTCCGGTGTTCAAGGTGAGGTTTGTTGTCGTGGTTATAATGTAATGACGGGCTACTACAATAACGAGAAAGCCACGATTGCCGCTATTGATACCGATGGCTGGCTGCATTCCGGTGATCTCGGTGTTATGGATGATGACGGTTATTTGTCCATTACAGGTCGTCTCAAGGATATGATCATTCGTGGCGGAGAGAATATCTATCCGCGCGAAATCGAGGAGTTTCTCTACACTATGGAGGGCGTTCTCGATGTACAGGTAGCTGGTGTGCCTAGCGAAAAGTTTGGCGAACAGGTCGGTGCTTTTGTTATTCTCAAGGAAGGCGTTGAACTGGAACCTGAAGATGTCATCGACTATTGCCGTGGCAAGATCGCTCGTTACAAGATTCCGAAATACGTCACGTTTATGACTGAATATCCCATGACTGCATCCGGGAAAATTCAGAAATATAAATTGCGTGACCACGCAGCCACCCTGTGGCCGGACGCGTAG
- a CDS encoding helix-turn-helix domain-containing protein — protein sequence MEQYKEIAPRLVGLREGIGWTVAEMADLLGLPEDKVAGYESGTVEIPVGYMLDVSRLCRVDLTTLISGREPHLKSYSVVRKDEGYAVDRRKDYDYKSLGYKFAGREMEPFLITVPPKPEEEMVETAHRGQEFMYVLEGRLEVRLGGESIVVEPGDSLYFSSETPHALRGMDGKEVKFLDVIL from the coding sequence ATGGAACAGTACAAGGAAATTGCGCCCCGTTTGGTGGGATTGCGAGAAGGAATCGGCTGGACCGTTGCTGAGATGGCAGACCTTTTGGGCCTGCCGGAAGACAAAGTTGCCGGGTATGAATCCGGGACAGTCGAGATTCCGGTTGGGTACATGTTGGATGTTTCCCGGCTGTGTCGGGTCGATCTGACCACGCTCATTTCCGGGCGAGAACCCCACCTGAAATCGTATTCCGTTGTCCGTAAAGACGAAGGGTACGCTGTGGATCGTCGCAAGGATTATGACTACAAGTCTTTGGGGTACAAGTTCGCCGGACGCGAAATGGAGCCGTTTTTGATCACGGTACCACCGAAACCCGAAGAAGAAATGGTCGAGACTGCACACCGTGGACAGGAATTTATGTACGTCCTTGAAGGTCGTCTTGAAGTCCGTCTTGGTGGTGAATCTATTGTTGTTGAGCCGGGTGACTCTTTGTATTTCAGTTCCGAAACGCCTCATGCTCTGCGTGGTATGGATGGCAAAGAAGTAAAATTCCTTGATGTGATTCTGTAG
- a CDS encoding AMP-binding protein — MFTKEEYADYADLCARYKPECPENFNFSYDVLDAMEPGKTALIHVDDDGVRREYDFKFFQETSSKLANALVKEGVKKGDRVMLVLYRRLEYWTVMLALHRIGALPIPSPSLLTKKDISQRVNYAKISAIICEDSICARVDEAKGDCPGLNHFVQIDGETNDGWHDYEELMATGDVSFPRTADSPGGDDPMVIFFSSGTTGLPKMVLHNFSYPASHFTTAAMWHDLEEGDIHLTLSETGWAKSVWGKFYGQWMAGAVVFVWDFRGKFEPAHLLQIMEENKITTFCAPPTVYRFLVREDLSKYALSLRHCTTAGELLNESVFHAWEKAFNMPLYEGYGQTETTLQVATFKCMTPKPGSIGRPVPGWDIALMDDEGKKVPQGEEGEICIRIDKPVLGLFDSYMDEPEKTASVKFDGWYHTGDKAWADEDGYLWFMGRTDDLIKSSGYRIGPFEVESALVAHDSVIEAAVTGLPDEVRGQLVKATVVLAPGYEPSEELTKALQTYVRELTAPYKYPRVIEYVDDLPKTISGKIKRKEIREADLKKYNS, encoded by the coding sequence ATGTTTACTAAGGAAGAATACGCCGATTACGCAGACTTGTGCGCCAGATATAAACCGGAATGCCCTGAGAATTTCAACTTTTCTTATGATGTTCTGGATGCAATGGAGCCGGGAAAAACCGCGCTTATTCATGTTGACGACGATGGTGTTCGTCGCGAATACGATTTCAAATTTTTTCAGGAAACGTCGAGTAAACTCGCCAATGCCCTTGTGAAAGAGGGCGTCAAGAAAGGTGATCGGGTTATGCTCGTCCTGTATCGCCGTTTGGAATACTGGACGGTTATGCTTGCATTGCATCGCATCGGCGCATTGCCAATTCCGTCCCCGTCCCTGCTGACAAAGAAGGATATCTCTCAGCGTGTAAATTACGCTAAGATTTCCGCTATCATCTGTGAAGATTCCATTTGTGCACGTGTGGATGAAGCCAAGGGTGATTGCCCGGGACTCAATCATTTCGTACAGATTGACGGCGAAACCAATGACGGTTGGCATGACTATGAAGAACTTATGGCAACTGGTGATGTGAGTTTTCCGCGTACGGCTGATTCTCCAGGCGGCGATGATCCCATGGTCATTTTCTTTTCTTCCGGTACCACGGGCCTGCCAAAGATGGTGCTGCACAATTTCTCCTATCCGGCGAGTCATTTTACGACAGCTGCAATGTGGCACGATCTTGAAGAGGGCGATATCCATCTGACTCTGTCCGAGACCGGTTGGGCCAAGTCCGTGTGGGGCAAGTTCTATGGCCAGTGGATGGCCGGTGCCGTCGTTTTTGTCTGGGATTTTCGAGGCAAGTTCGAGCCTGCTCATCTCTTGCAGATCATGGAAGAAAACAAGATCACGACCTTTTGCGCACCGCCGACCGTGTACCGATTCCTTGTGCGCGAGGATTTGTCCAAGTACGCATTGTCACTTCGTCACTGCACTACTGCTGGCGAGCTGTTGAATGAGTCGGTATTCCATGCCTGGGAAAAGGCTTTCAACATGCCTCTTTATGAAGGATATGGTCAGACTGAAACCACACTTCAGGTGGCGACTTTCAAGTGCATGACGCCCAAACCTGGTTCCATTGGTCGGCCTGTGCCTGGGTGGGACATTGCGCTTATGGATGATGAGGGTAAGAAAGTCCCTCAGGGCGAAGAAGGCGAAATTTGTATCCGTATTGACAAGCCGGTGCTCGGGTTGTTCGATTCCTATATGGATGAGCCGGAAAAGACCGCGTCCGTCAAGTTTGATGGCTGGTATCATACCGGAGACAAAGCTTGGGCGGATGAAGATGGATACCTCTGGTTCATGGGCCGTACTGATGACCTTATCAAGAGCTCCGGCTATCGTATCGGACCCTTTGAGGTCGAGTCTGCTTTGGTGGCACATGATTCCGTTATCGAAGCTGCCGTCACCGGCTTGCCTGATGAGGTGCGTGGGCAACTGGTGAAGGCAACGGTGGTTCTTGCACCCGGTTACGAGCCGTCCGAAGAGCTGACCAAGGCCCTTCAGACCTATGTCCGAGAATTGACCGCCCCGTACAAATATCCCCGCGTTATCGAGTATGTGGATGATCTGCCCAAGACCATTTCCGGCAAGATCAAACGTAAAGAGATTCGGGAAGCTGATTTGAAGAAATATAACAGTTAA
- a CDS encoding 23S rRNA (pseudouridine(1915)-N(3))-methyltransferase RlmH, with translation MSKIGFIWVGKLKEPFSKDGCAHYLKKLSRFFKLEESIIKDAPGKLPVQDKNKKEGEGILSKVKKGDVLIILDEYGDRLTSRELAKRVQKWTDAPNQRPVFVIGGPFGLSEDVKKAARHSIRLSDMTLPHELARLLLLEQLYRVGTIHKNMPYHHD, from the coding sequence ATGAGCAAGATCGGATTCATCTGGGTTGGGAAACTCAAAGAACCATTTTCCAAGGATGGATGCGCCCATTACTTGAAAAAACTATCGCGTTTTTTCAAGCTGGAAGAGTCTATAATCAAAGACGCCCCCGGCAAACTTCCGGTTCAGGACAAGAACAAAAAGGAAGGAGAAGGTATTCTTTCCAAGGTCAAAAAGGGAGACGTCCTCATCATTCTTGATGAATACGGCGACCGATTGACCTCGCGAGAACTCGCCAAGCGGGTTCAAAAATGGACAGATGCGCCTAACCAACGACCTGTGTTCGTCATCGGCGGCCCCTTTGGATTGTCCGAAGACGTCAAAAAAGCGGCCCGTCATTCCATCCGGCTCAGTGATATGACACTGCCACATGAGCTGGCACGTTTACTCCTGCTTGAACAATTATACCGCGTCGGAACCATTCATAAAAACATGCCCTACCATCACGACTAA
- a CDS encoding metallophosphoesterase family protein, translated as MYWIAFGDIHESTGLIEAIPDLSGAEGVIISGDITNRGSREAVNNVIKTVAAINPRILAQPGNMDTDTVQTYLIEQDMDIHLKVRELTPGLALLGVGMSTPTPFGTPSEVPEETIAKWLDETHTQVDEFDQLIAIIHEPPHDTKVDQLGNGQHVGSPSVRKFIERVQPALVITGHIHESKAVDMIGKTPVINPGMLAGGGYIRIEFEGSTVSAQLMSVS; from the coding sequence ATGTATTGGATAGCATTTGGCGATATACACGAATCCACAGGCCTTATTGAGGCCATTCCCGACCTCTCCGGCGCGGAAGGTGTCATCATCTCCGGCGACATTACCAACCGGGGGAGCCGTGAAGCGGTCAATAACGTGATCAAGACTGTGGCCGCGATCAATCCCCGTATTCTGGCCCAACCGGGGAATATGGACACAGACACTGTGCAGACCTACCTGATAGAACAGGACATGGACATCCATCTGAAAGTCCGAGAGCTGACTCCCGGCCTCGCCCTCTTGGGTGTGGGAATGTCCACGCCGACACCGTTTGGTACACCCAGCGAAGTCCCGGAAGAAACCATTGCCAAATGGCTGGATGAAACCCATACGCAGGTAGACGAATTCGACCAGCTCATCGCAATTATCCACGAGCCGCCACACGACACCAAGGTTGATCAACTCGGTAACGGACAGCATGTTGGTAGCCCCAGCGTCCGCAAATTCATCGAGCGCGTCCAACCGGCACTGGTCATCACCGGCCACATCCACGAATCAAAAGCTGTAGACATGATCGGCAAAACTCCGGTTATTAATCCTGGCATGCTGGCTGGCGGCGGCTATATTCGCATCGAATTTGAAGGCTCAACCGTCTCCGCACAACTAATGAGCGTGTCATGA
- a CDS encoding Lon protease family protein, translated as MNKTTPALKGLPGSKLRATLDPTKIPYETSADIPDRNVYPKLQPRAIQALSLALEIKGNEHNLYVSGEPNMGRTYFVKSFLKPTAAKATPPCDWVYLYNFEDNDRPISVSMPAGKGRKLKVAQHKAMTHIRQEIPARFEKDTFQKKHERIVKKFNAKREELFNKMDATAEKENFSLNLDDEGVLTLSPIVDGEVISDKDFDKIKPAQRKKLKVKGEELLAGVSSILRQINQNEMDMRESENDLHRETAKAVMHDCFTQVSDKFKSIKGLPEYFEALVNEVVENVDQFMPRDTSLAGLLPEGMPSGEDFFTRFEVNLFVDNGKTKGAPVVVEDHPTAFNLLGSIEREAEMGALYTDFTLIKAGTLHQANGGFLLLNMEDLLSNHVSWEGLLRALRSGQSRIEDPVDQEQVRARTIQPEPINLDLKIVLIGSDEHYEVLLYNDDRFAKYFKLKAHLQHAATRNAANIKNYISIIGQTARETKVLPLTREAIAGLVDFSSRLVEDQKRLSLYIPLVRERMIEASAFARMAGKDTIDLEALNEAVTAKDYRVNLYEEEFMTDYDRQVIKVATDGQAAGRANGLSVTLFGDYEFGLPHQISCTAGVGHGGILDLEREAQMGGPIHTKGMMIIKSYLVRLFAQDKPIVMTGSLCFEQSYAGIEGDSASGAELASLLSALSGAPINLSYAFTGAVSQSGAVMAVGGVNRKIEGFFEVCRRRKLTGKQGVILPADNVVNLMLKDEIVQAVEAGMFHIFPVKTIEEAMFILTGMRCGKPDRKGKYPTGTLYRMVDDRLAELAKLAVPGDKNE; from the coding sequence ATGAACAAGACTACTCCCGCCCTCAAAGGGCTCCCCGGCTCCAAGCTCCGGGCCACGCTGGACCCGACCAAGATCCCCTATGAAACCAGTGCAGACATCCCGGACAGGAATGTCTATCCCAAACTCCAGCCCAGGGCCATACAAGCTCTGTCACTGGCCCTTGAGATCAAAGGCAACGAACATAATCTCTACGTTTCCGGTGAGCCGAATATGGGCCGGACATATTTCGTCAAATCCTTTTTGAAGCCCACAGCTGCAAAGGCCACACCGCCATGCGACTGGGTGTACCTCTACAATTTCGAGGACAACGACAGGCCTATTTCCGTGTCCATGCCTGCAGGCAAGGGCCGAAAGCTCAAAGTGGCTCAACACAAGGCCATGACCCATATCCGTCAGGAAATCCCGGCTCGATTCGAAAAGGATACTTTCCAGAAAAAACATGAACGGATAGTCAAAAAGTTCAACGCCAAACGTGAAGAACTGTTCAACAAGATGGATGCCACCGCCGAAAAGGAGAATTTCTCCCTTAATCTCGATGACGAGGGAGTTCTCACCCTCTCTCCCATCGTGGACGGTGAAGTCATATCGGACAAGGACTTCGACAAAATCAAACCAGCCCAACGCAAAAAGCTCAAGGTCAAGGGCGAAGAACTCCTTGCCGGAGTCAGCTCCATTCTACGCCAGATCAACCAGAACGAAATGGATATGCGCGAGTCCGAAAACGATCTGCACCGAGAAACAGCCAAGGCTGTCATGCATGATTGTTTCACACAAGTTTCAGACAAGTTCAAATCCATCAAGGGATTGCCGGAATACTTTGAGGCACTGGTCAACGAGGTCGTGGAAAACGTGGACCAGTTCATGCCCCGCGACACATCTCTGGCCGGCCTACTCCCCGAAGGAATGCCGTCCGGTGAAGACTTCTTCACACGGTTCGAGGTCAACCTGTTCGTGGACAACGGCAAAACCAAAGGCGCTCCCGTCGTGGTGGAAGACCACCCCACCGCTTTCAATCTACTCGGCTCCATCGAACGCGAAGCCGAAATGGGCGCACTCTACACAGACTTTACCCTCATCAAGGCCGGAACACTGCACCAGGCCAACGGCGGCTTCCTGCTCCTGAACATGGAGGATCTGCTCTCCAACCACGTCTCTTGGGAAGGATTGCTCCGCGCCCTCAGATCAGGCCAATCACGCATTGAAGACCCTGTTGATCAGGAACAAGTACGTGCTCGGACCATCCAGCCAGAACCCATTAATCTTGATCTCAAGATCGTGCTTATCGGTTCGGACGAACACTATGAAGTTTTGCTCTACAACGATGACCGCTTTGCCAAATACTTTAAGCTCAAAGCACATTTGCAGCACGCAGCCACACGTAACGCGGCCAACATCAAGAACTATATCTCGATTATCGGCCAGACCGCACGCGAAACAAAAGTCCTCCCGCTGACAAGAGAGGCCATTGCCGGGTTGGTTGATTTCTCATCCAGACTGGTGGAAGACCAGAAACGGTTATCCCTCTACATCCCGCTAGTACGTGAACGCATGATCGAAGCATCAGCTTTCGCACGCATGGCCGGTAAAGACACCATAGATCTCGAAGCTCTAAACGAGGCGGTTACCGCCAAGGACTATCGGGTCAATCTGTATGAAGAAGAATTCATGACCGACTATGATCGTCAGGTCATCAAAGTCGCCACCGATGGACAAGCCGCAGGTCGCGCCAATGGATTGTCCGTGACGCTCTTCGGCGACTACGAATTTGGTCTACCGCACCAAATTTCCTGCACCGCAGGCGTTGGTCACGGTGGCATTCTCGACTTGGAACGCGAAGCCCAGATGGGTGGCCCCATTCACACCAAGGGTATGATGATTATCAAGTCCTATCTGGTCCGACTGTTTGCACAGGACAAACCCATCGTCATGACCGGGTCACTCTGTTTCGAGCAGTCCTACGCAGGCATCGAAGGTGACTCAGCTTCAGGCGCGGAACTGGCTTCCCTGCTTTCAGCCCTGTCCGGCGCACCGATCAATTTGTCCTACGCCTTCACTGGCGCAGTATCCCAGAGCGGTGCAGTCATGGCCGTGGGCGGCGTCAACCGCAAGATCGAAGGTTTCTTCGAAGTCTGCCGTCGTCGCAAGCTGACCGGCAAACAAGGCGTCATCCTGCCTGCTGACAACGTGGTCAACCTGATGCTCAAAGACGAAATCGTTCAGGCCGTTGAAGCCGGGATGTTTCACATTTTCCCGGTCAAAACCATTGAAGAAGCCATGTTCATCCTCACAGGTATGCGTTGTGGCAAGCCCGACAGAAAAGGCAAATATCCGACAGGCACACTGTACCGCATGGTTGACGACCGATTGGCAGAACTCGCCAAACTCGCCGTGCCGGGTGACAAAAACGAATAA
- a CDS encoding peptidoglycan-binding domain-containing protein, which translates to MKKIILTLSFLICLTTASPVMGQDVEWPPDALAVSYAVAAKLTNQQGPSSVSFAPGADAYMEGLNNGYFYNFKHGGAIPVIGQNYGIGDNYAADVAGVIHLFDSNERIATLQYLAQYTVQKDKISITQCLAATSSPSKMTLEVYMIPYETFLQAVPIESRGDWGAVYHAAKTYGFNPQRDQAKIDKYLVMTFVKNRLPADAKFEVIMSDRKKAQWQRDNLAKKQESYLDYDGWRVHMFAAKFNPSSLRDRFYNNYYYTPGSGIAQDLRERNHVARYNSKPSASGPSAPIKSAVAPPVPTSTPRPQTAYAPTPTPQTGSGEGPYGRGTAFLNPVFPEDVKAMQVRLRDLGYYKGKIDQNWGPITRQALDNFAVKYGFPKGQWSLGLQKALFKGTGL; encoded by the coding sequence ATGAAAAAGATTATTCTCACTCTCAGCTTTCTGATATGCCTGACAACAGCCTCCCCCGTCATGGGACAAGATGTGGAATGGCCGCCGGATGCCCTTGCCGTATCTTATGCCGTAGCTGCCAAACTCACCAACCAACAAGGGCCGAGTTCCGTCTCATTTGCTCCCGGCGCAGACGCATATATGGAAGGTCTCAATAACGGATACTTCTACAATTTCAAACATGGCGGGGCTATCCCGGTCATAGGCCAGAACTACGGCATCGGCGACAACTATGCGGCTGATGTGGCCGGCGTCATTCATCTTTTCGACTCTAATGAACGCATCGCAACCCTGCAATATCTGGCTCAATATACTGTTCAAAAAGACAAAATCAGCATCACACAATGTCTAGCCGCAACATCATCTCCATCAAAAATGACTCTGGAAGTCTATATGATCCCGTATGAAACATTTCTCCAGGCTGTCCCGATTGAATCTCGTGGAGATTGGGGAGCGGTTTACCATGCAGCCAAAACATACGGTTTTAATCCACAACGGGACCAGGCCAAAATCGACAAATATTTGGTTATGACCTTCGTCAAGAACCGACTCCCTGCGGATGCCAAATTTGAAGTTATCATGAGTGATAGAAAAAAAGCACAGTGGCAGCGAGACAATTTGGCAAAAAAACAGGAGTCGTATCTCGACTATGATGGTTGGCGAGTGCACATGTTCGCAGCAAAATTCAATCCGTCCAGCCTCCGTGACCGATTTTACAACAATTACTACTACACACCGGGGAGTGGTATCGCCCAAGATCTGCGCGAAAGGAATCATGTTGCTCGATACAACTCTAAACCGTCAGCCTCCGGGCCGTCAGCTCCCATAAAAAGCGCAGTCGCCCCTCCTGTTCCCACGAGCACACCACGCCCCCAAACGGCATACGCTCCAACGCCAACACCTCAAACAGGCTCCGGCGAAGGCCCGTATGGGCGTGGCACTGCTTTCCTGAATCCGGTCTTCCCCGAAGACGTTAAAGCCATGCAGGTCCGTTTGCGCGACCTTGGCTATTACAAGGGAAAAATTGACCAAAACTGGGGACCAATAACAAGACAGGCCCTAGATAACTTCGCCGTAAAATACGGATTTCCCAAGGGACAATGGAGCCTTGGGCTGCAAAAAGCCCTGTTCAAAGGAACCGGATTGTAG